One segment of Candidatus Paceibacterota bacterium DNA contains the following:
- the rpsQ gene encoding 30S ribosomal protein S17 produces MDQEKTTKRKVLSGVVVSDKMKDTIVVKVQRFVKHPKFGKYVKINKKFKAHDAGNSKKIGDKVSIEECRPISKDKHFKVI; encoded by the coding sequence ATGGATCAAGAGAAAACAACAAAAAGGAAAGTCTTGTCTGGGGTTGTGGTTTCAGACAAAATGAAAGACACAATCGTTGTTAAAGTTCAGCGTTTTGTTAAACATCCTAAATTTGGTAAATACGTTAAGATAAACAAGAAGTTTAAAGCCCACGATGCTGGTAATAGTAAAAAAATTGGAGACAAGGTTTCAATTGAAGAATGCCGTCCAATTAGTAAAGACAAGCATTTCAAAGTAATTTAA